Proteins from a single region of Styela clava chromosome 1, kaStyClav1.hap1.2, whole genome shotgun sequence:
- the LOC120348371 gene encoding uncharacterized protein LOC120348371: protein MQKLFLYSLIVAAIWHQGLALICYDCLICNSVSSSDVSEVCPDISGLKTMCISVEGTVLGIGTTARGCGYGTSETCSTSSIFGVTGTVCYCATDLCNGDGVNGAGVTEAAVNGDGVNGAEALKISVMMGTLIAGILAKILM, encoded by the exons atgcaaaaattgtttttgtattcTCTCATTGTAGCAGCAATATGGCACCAAG GATTGGCGTTAATTTGTTATGATTGTCTCATCTGCAACTCGGTTAGTTCTTCTGACGTTTCTGAAGTTTGTCCCGACATCTCAGGGCTGAAAACAATGTGCATCAGTGTAGAGGGAACCGTATTGG gCATTGGCACAACAGCGCGGGGTTGTGGATACGGAACGTCAGAAACATGCAGTACGTCTTCCATTTTCGGGGTTACCGGAACCGTTTGCTACTGTGCCACAG ATCTCTGTAACGGGGATGGAGTCAACGGGGCTGGAGTCACCGAGGCTGCAGTCAACGGGGATGGAGTCAACGGGGCTGAAGCCCTCAAAATCAGCGTCATGATGGGAACTCTCATCGCCGGAATCTTGGCAAAAATACTGATGTAA
- the LOC120348372 gene encoding uncharacterized protein LOC120348372, which produces MLNSIRRVSDCKYREAKAKTKNSDWNSYVKQIYHYKTLISNLVRQTRISEMQKLFLFFLIVAAIWHQGLALTCYECLNCNTVSSSDAKVCPDTSGLTTMCIKVEGNVLGIGTTSRSCGYGTSETCSTSTVLGITGTVCYCATDFCNGAETVKISVMIGTLIAGILAKILM; this is translated from the exons ATGTTAAATAGTATTCGTAGAGTGAGTGACTGCAAGTACCGAGAAGCGAAAGCAAAGACGAAGAATTCAGATTGGAATTCGTATGTgaagcag ATATATCATTACAAAACTCTAATTTCTAATTTGGTTCGACAAACACGAATCAGcgaaatgcaaaaattgtttttgttttttctcaTTGTAGCCGCAATATGGCACCAAG GATTGGCGTTAACTTGTTATGAATGTCTCAACTGCAACACGGTTAGTTCTTCTGACGCGAAAGTTTGTCCCGACACCTCAGGGCTGACAACAATGTGCATCAAAGTTGAGGGAAACGTATTGG GCATTGGCACAACATCGCGGAGTTGTGGATACGGAACGTCAGAAACATGCAGTACGTCCACCGTATTGGGGATTACTGGAACCGTTTGCTACTGTGCCACAG ATTTCTGCAACGGAGCTGAAACCGTCAAAATCAGCGTCATGATCGGAACTCTCATTGCTGGGATCTTAGCAAAAATACTGATGTAG
- the LOC120348563 gene encoding uncharacterized protein LOC120348563: protein MQLIKMRFYSFVVMMFIVILGSEVATRFANGICVTKIMEGKIVTQGDCEVDNEHDILQEIRNNIAKKQHGENCHFVYNSKCFREIFQDISINFNQAQTTCESIGGKPANIHDMEHYNMIINYLRPRIVPSGRRIVDIYCCTLTQIYFSYVFLSYEIFNKVINCL, encoded by the exons ATGCAGCTAATAAAAATGCGATTCTATAGCTTTGTTGTGATGATGTTCATCGTTATTCTGGGCAGTGAAGTTGCGACAAGATTTGCAAACG GAATTTGTGTCACCAAGATTATGGAAGGGAAAATAGTGACCCAAGGTGACTGCGAG GTTGACAACGAACATG ACATTTTGCAAGAAATAAGAAATAATATCGCAAAGAAACAACATGGCG aaaattgtCACTTCGTGTACAATTCAAAGTGCTTCCGGGAAATATTTCAAGATATTTCGATCAACTTCAATCAAGCCCAGACCACTTGTGAATCAATTGGGGGAAAGCCAGCCAACATTCATGATATGGAACACTACAACATGATAATAAACTACCTCCGTCCTAGAATTGTCCCTTCGGGTCGTCGAATCGTCGATATAtattgctgcacactaacacaaatatatttcagttaTGTATTTCTGTCATATGAGATTTTTAATAAAGTCATAAATTGTTTGTAA
- the LOC120348628 gene encoding uncharacterized protein LOC120348628 translates to MQKLFAFSLIVAAICHLGLGLTCYSCFNCQSVDSSHEEVCLDITGLTTMCIKSENSALGITAVNRACGYGTSTNCSSGTLLGITGTVCYCETDLCNGAGVVRISVIMGTLIAGILARILM, encoded by the exons atgcaaaaattgtttgCGTTTTCTCTTATTGTGGCAGCAATATGTCATCTGG GACTGGGATTGACTTGTTATTCATGCTTTAACTGCCAATCAGTTGATTCTTCACACGAGGAAGTTTGTCTCGACATTACCGGATTAACAACAATGTGTATTAAGTCCGAGAATAGCGCACTGG GCATCACTGCAGTAAATCGGGCCTGTGGATACGGAACATCAACAAACTGCAGCTCTGGCACTCTTCTTGGGATTACTGGAACCGTTTGTTATTGTGAAACAG ATCTCTGCAACGGGGCTGGAGTCGTCAGAATCAGCGTTATTATGGGAACTCTCATTGCTGGAATCTTGGCAAGAATACTGATGTAG